The Solenopsis invicta isolate M01_SB chromosome 12, UNIL_Sinv_3.0, whole genome shotgun sequence genome window below encodes:
- the LOC113006191 gene encoding odorant receptor 13a-like isoform X1 — MSYLDKVRDKRLFATKSMDANWNHYYGVVKKITSLSGQWPYQKPITRLLCVLLVTLSTISMIIPQVAKFFKCDGNLQCIFETMTSYMLTSVTLVKLYTCYFNRCKMKVLIDQLFVDWNELETPEEYEIMKRYAKNSRRYSLVYALYCFMAVYIFMSVSLIPQVLDVLLPLNESRPILPTYPGYYFVDERKYFFYTFSHAIMAWEIAMSGIVSHDCILLTYIEHVCSIFTLVGLRFERLMCKRNNTMNVLHSHTSDVYRKQIAFSVYTHRKALKFAQLIEDTFSLTLAIQIALNTIMISITLLQITQQNADILEVIRYVMYVVGQLIHLFCLSFEGQKLIDHSLQTRDKIYNSLWYETSPKTQRILLFVMQKSLQPIFLSAGKIYIFSMENFTMIVQTSMSYFTVLSSLE; from the exons ATGAGTTACTTAGATAAAGTCAGAGACAAAAGATTATTTGCGACTAAAAGTATGGACGCCAACTGGAATCATTACTATGGTGTTGTTAAGAAAATAACATCATTGTCGGGTCAGTGGCCCTATCAGAAACCAATAACGAGATTGTTGTGTGTGCTCTTAGTGACTTTGAGTACAATTTCTATGATTATTCCACAG GTagcgaaattttttaaatgtgacgGAAACTTGCAATGTATCTTTGAAACCATGACATCTTACATGTTGACAAGTGTAACGTTGGTGAAACTATACACGTGTTATTTCAACCGATGTAAA ATGAAAGTTCTTATTGATCAATTATTCGTTGATTGGAACGAATTGGAAACACCTGAAGAATACGAAATTATGAAGAGATATGCCAAGAACAGCAGACGATATTCTTTGGTATATGCTT TGTATTGTTTTATGgccgtatatatatttatgtctgTATCCCTTATACCGCAAGTATTGGATGTCCTTTTACCTCTCAATGAATCTCGACCTATACTGCCGACATATCCAGGATATTATTTTGTTGACGAAAGGAAATATTTCTTCTATACCTTTTCACATGCTATTATGGCTTGGGAAATTGCAATGTCTGGAATAGTCAGTCACGACTGTATACTCCTAACTTACATTGAACATGTCTGCAGTATTTTCACTTTAGTCGG ATTACGATTTGAACGATTAATGTGCAAACGTAATAACACCATGAACGTTTTACATTCTCATACAAGTGACGTGTACCGCAAACAAATTGCATTTTCTGTGTATACGCACCGAAAAGCTCTAAA ATTCGCTCAACTGATCGAAGATACCTTTTCGTTAACTCTGGCTATACAAATAGCGCTAAATACAATAATGATTAGCATTACATTATTACAA ATCACACAGCAGAATGCCGATATTTTAGAAGTGATAAGATACGTGATGTATGTCGTTGGTCAATTAATCCATCTGTTCTGCCTCAGTTTCGAAGGACAAAAGCTGATAGATCACAGTCTTCAAACGCGCGATAAAAT TTATAATAGTCTCTGGTATGAAACATCTCCCAAGACGCAAAGAATACTTTTGTTTGTGATGCAAAAGAGTCTTCAACCTATTTTCTTAAGCGCTGGCAAGATCTATATTTTCTCAATGGAGAACTTTACCAtg
- the LOC113006191 gene encoding uncharacterized protein LOC113006191 isoform X2: MSYLDKVRDKRLFATKSMDANWNHYYGVVKKITSLSGQWPYQKPITRLLCVLLVTLSTISMIIPQVAKFFKCDGNLQCIFETMTSYMLTSVTLVKLYTCYFNRCKMKVLIDQLFVDWNELETPEEYEIMKRYAKNSRRYSLVYALYCFMAVYIFMSVSLIPQVLDVLLPLNESRPILPTYPGYYFVDERKYFFYTFSHAIMAWEIAMSGIVSHDCILLTYIEHVCSIFTLVGLRFERLMCKRNNTMNVLHSHTSDVYRKQIAFSVYTHRKALNFEGQKLIDHSLQTRDKIYNSLWYETSPKTQRILLFVMQKSLQPIFLSAGKIYIFSMENFTMIVQTSMSYFTVLSSLE, encoded by the exons ATGAGTTACTTAGATAAAGTCAGAGACAAAAGATTATTTGCGACTAAAAGTATGGACGCCAACTGGAATCATTACTATGGTGTTGTTAAGAAAATAACATCATTGTCGGGTCAGTGGCCCTATCAGAAACCAATAACGAGATTGTTGTGTGTGCTCTTAGTGACTTTGAGTACAATTTCTATGATTATTCCACAG GTagcgaaattttttaaatgtgacgGAAACTTGCAATGTATCTTTGAAACCATGACATCTTACATGTTGACAAGTGTAACGTTGGTGAAACTATACACGTGTTATTTCAACCGATGTAAA ATGAAAGTTCTTATTGATCAATTATTCGTTGATTGGAACGAATTGGAAACACCTGAAGAATACGAAATTATGAAGAGATATGCCAAGAACAGCAGACGATATTCTTTGGTATATGCTT TGTATTGTTTTATGgccgtatatatatttatgtctgTATCCCTTATACCGCAAGTATTGGATGTCCTTTTACCTCTCAATGAATCTCGACCTATACTGCCGACATATCCAGGATATTATTTTGTTGACGAAAGGAAATATTTCTTCTATACCTTTTCACATGCTATTATGGCTTGGGAAATTGCAATGTCTGGAATAGTCAGTCACGACTGTATACTCCTAACTTACATTGAACATGTCTGCAGTATTTTCACTTTAGTCGG ATTACGATTTGAACGATTAATGTGCAAACGTAATAACACCATGAACGTTTTACATTCTCATACAAGTGACGTGTACCGCAAACAAATTGCATTTTCTGTGTATACGCACCGAAAAGCTCTAAA TTTCGAAGGACAAAAGCTGATAGATCACAGTCTTCAAACGCGCGATAAAAT TTATAATAGTCTCTGGTATGAAACATCTCCCAAGACGCAAAGAATACTTTTGTTTGTGATGCAAAAGAGTCTTCAACCTATTTTCTTAAGCGCTGGCAAGATCTATATTTTCTCAATGGAGAACTTTACCAtg